One genomic window of Prochlorococcus marinus str. NATL2A includes the following:
- a CDS encoding anthranilate synthase component I family protein, whose amino-acid sequence MKNIKRLLCQWESPELVAYKLIREWGEAGFIWLDGDGSDLGRWVTLGINPLEQFCSRELGNSKKYSNPFKILRELPQGHWTGWLSYEAASWTEPQNPWQKSSMATLWIASHDPILKFDLQKRELWLEGKDPKRISIMENFLNSTFHQKLSKPDSEAAKQAECKHSIPLESWDWRLTSQEYSERVDEIKEWIANGDIFQANLTTSCQAPLPESMRPIDVYSKLKKYSPAPFAGVIIGDQMAKGEAIISTSPERFLKALPSGEVETRPIKGTRPRDRDPEKDADWAAELICSPKDHAENVMIVDLLRNDLGRVCQPGSINVPHLLVLESYSQVHHLTSVVKGRLNTNKTWVDLLEACWPGGSVTGAPKLRACKRLYELEPTARGPYCGSILNINWDGVLDSNILIRSLMIKESSISAHAGCGIVADSDSQKEAEEMNWKLMPLLNALT is encoded by the coding sequence GTGAAAAATATTAAACGACTACTATGTCAATGGGAATCACCTGAGCTAGTAGCCTATAAATTGATTCGAGAATGGGGAGAGGCAGGATTTATATGGCTTGATGGCGATGGGAGTGATTTAGGTCGATGGGTCACCTTAGGAATTAATCCTTTAGAACAGTTTTGTTCTAGAGAATTAGGAAATTCAAAAAAGTACTCTAATCCTTTTAAAATTTTACGCGAATTACCGCAAGGGCATTGGACTGGTTGGTTGAGTTATGAAGCTGCATCTTGGACAGAACCACAAAACCCATGGCAAAAAAGTTCCATGGCAACTTTATGGATAGCCTCTCATGACCCTATATTAAAATTTGATCTTCAGAAGAGAGAGCTATGGCTAGAAGGCAAAGATCCAAAACGCATCTCAATTATGGAAAATTTTCTAAACAGTACTTTTCACCAAAAGCTTTCTAAACCAGACAGTGAAGCAGCAAAACAAGCAGAATGCAAACATAGTATTCCCCTAGAATCTTGGGACTGGCGGTTAACAAGTCAAGAATATTCTGAAAGAGTTGATGAGATCAAAGAATGGATTGCGAACGGTGATATTTTTCAGGCTAATCTAACTACCTCATGCCAAGCCCCATTGCCAGAATCCATGCGTCCAATAGACGTATATTCAAAACTTAAAAAATACTCCCCTGCTCCATTTGCTGGAGTAATTATTGGCGATCAGATGGCAAAAGGAGAAGCTATTATATCAACTTCACCAGAAAGATTTTTAAAAGCGTTACCCAGTGGTGAGGTGGAAACGAGACCAATCAAAGGTACTAGACCAAGAGATAGAGATCCAGAAAAAGATGCTGATTGGGCAGCAGAGCTTATTTGTAGTCCAAAAGATCATGCTGAGAATGTAATGATTGTAGATCTACTAAGAAATGATCTTGGAAGAGTATGCCAACCTGGTTCAATCAATGTTCCTCATCTACTAGTTTTAGAAAGCTATTCACAAGTTCATCATCTGACTTCAGTAGTTAAAGGTAGACTCAATACAAATAAGACTTGGGTTGACTTGCTTGAAGCCTGCTGGCCAGGAGGTTCAGTAACAGGAGCACCGAAGCTTAGAGCATGTAAAAGATTGTATGAACTTGAACCAACAGCGAGAGGTCCATATTGTGGATCAATATTAAATATAAATTGGGATGGAGTACTTGATAGTAATATTCTCATTCGATCTTTAATGATTAAAGAATCTTCTATCAGTGCTCATGCTGGATGTGGAATTGTTGCAGATTCAGATAGTCAAAAGGAAGCTGAAGAAATGAATTGGAAATTGATGCCACTTTTAAACGCATTAACATGA
- a CDS encoding aminotransferase class IV, with product MTENKNEKLGWINGHWGVFKDLKVPINDRGLNFADGIFETILILNGIPQLLDEHLNRWEKSASILEMNSPPSKEWLISLVEDGINQAQLKNINGVIRINWTRGESEQRGIDISKTSLHSFWLEIDSYQPNFESISTIISQTERRNSFSRLSSCKTFSYNQGIQARIEAKNLGFNDALLLNSQGEICCATTANILVKRENNWLTPPSNSGCLPGIMRQRGIELNIIKEALIEATPKDNDEWFLINSLSCRPIQKINKKELKISTNPKEFWLSLLKI from the coding sequence ATGACTGAAAATAAGAACGAAAAATTAGGATGGATTAATGGTCATTGGGGAGTCTTCAAAGATTTAAAAGTGCCAATTAATGATCGAGGTCTCAACTTTGCGGATGGCATCTTTGAAACGATTTTAATTTTGAATGGAATTCCACAGCTTCTAGATGAGCATTTAAATAGATGGGAAAAAAGTGCAAGTATCTTAGAAATGAATTCCCCACCATCGAAAGAATGGTTGATTTCACTCGTTGAAGATGGCATTAATCAAGCACAATTAAAGAACATCAATGGAGTCATTCGTATTAATTGGACCAGAGGAGAATCCGAACAACGTGGAATTGATATCAGCAAGACAAGCCTTCATAGTTTTTGGTTGGAGATAGATTCTTATCAACCAAATTTTGAATCTATATCTACAATAATTAGTCAAACCGAAAGAAGAAATTCTTTTAGCCGATTGAGTTCTTGTAAAACATTTTCCTATAACCAAGGGATTCAAGCACGTATTGAAGCAAAAAATCTAGGCTTTAATGATGCACTATTATTAAATAGTCAAGGTGAAATATGTTGCGCCACGACAGCAAATATATTAGTAAAAAGAGAAAATAATTGGTTAACTCCACCATCTAATAGTGGTTGTCTACCTGGCATAATGCGTCAAAGAGGAATTGAGTTGAACATAATAAAAGAAGCTCTCATTGAAGCGACACCAAAAGATAATGATGAATGGTTTTTAATCAATAGTTTAAGTTGTCGTCCAATTCAAAAAATAAACAAAAAAGAATTAAAAATATCAACTAACCCCAAAGAATTTTGGCTGAGTTTGTTAAAAATCTAA
- the cobA gene encoding uroporphyrinogen-III C-methyltransferase: MNTNQFGTVHLVGAGPGDPDLLTVKAQKLISKCDALVYDSLVPVELLALVSSNCQLHSVGKRRGHHSVPQRTTNDILFDLSKSYSCIVRLKGGDPFLFGRGAEEASYLHKKGVPVQVVPGVTSGIAAPAYVGIPITHRLAGSSVTFVTGHEGIDKKRPAVNWRSLAKSSDGIVIYMGVHNLKFISAELIAGGMNPETSAAVIEQGTVIGQRYIKSPLVKLFDRVQEENLRSPAIVVIGSVVDFQVEACSPKPAEVTFPIPI; the protein is encoded by the coding sequence ATGAATACAAATCAGTTTGGCACTGTGCATCTTGTCGGAGCAGGTCCTGGTGATCCCGATTTATTAACAGTAAAAGCGCAAAAACTAATTAGTAAATGTGATGCTCTTGTATACGACTCTTTAGTTCCTGTAGAGCTACTTGCACTAGTTTCTTCAAATTGTCAACTTCATTCAGTAGGCAAGAGGCGTGGTCATCACTCGGTTCCTCAAAGGACAACGAATGATATTTTGTTTGATTTATCAAAGAGTTATTCTTGTATTGTTAGATTAAAAGGTGGTGATCCATTTTTGTTTGGTAGAGGTGCGGAAGAAGCTTCTTATCTTCATAAAAAAGGGGTTCCAGTACAAGTAGTACCTGGCGTTACTTCAGGTATAGCTGCTCCTGCTTATGTTGGGATACCTATTACTCATAGACTTGCTGGATCTTCAGTTACTTTTGTGACTGGACATGAGGGGATTGATAAAAAACGCCCAGCTGTAAATTGGCGGTCTTTAGCGAAATCCAGTGATGGAATCGTTATATATATGGGTGTTCATAATTTAAAATTTATCTCAGCAGAGTTGATTGCTGGTGGTATGAATCCTGAAACTTCTGCGGCAGTTATTGAGCAGGGGACTGTAATTGGTCAACGTTATATTAAGAGCCCTTTGGTAAAGCTTTTTGACCGAGTTCAAGAAGAAAATTTAAGGTCTCCTGCGATTGTTGTAATAGGTTCAGTTGTGGATTTTCAGGTAGAAGCTTGCTCTCCAAAGCCAGCTGAAGTGACATTTCCAATTCCTATATAG
- a CDS encoding CbiX/SirB N-terminal domain-containing protein: protein MKSTFESFSSSVLSVSSINPFSSPEIICSRVSRISHHLNFNKLAESTNTSSDVHQKLSLLPNRINCEPPHHLHLLVHGSRGGEIHPSLLSLVDQLKRLKNRSVSIEALTDDNPEQIDIGNRSVFLVPLFLLPGSHVCSDVPKIFQRLQEEGQNIKLFPFLGSFIPWLSLIDDLITSQSPFVKPALIHHPVSSDTSSVFLKSLEKFLNIPLYSWSRWNQDTDKKEKNYLPIPYLLTPNKNVEIDSKGEQLKSLLEIDIIHCGLVNILGNLP from the coding sequence ATGAAAAGTACTTTTGAATCTTTTTCTTCCTCTGTATTGAGTGTTTCTTCGATCAACCCCTTCTCCTCGCCTGAAATTATTTGTTCTCGAGTATCTAGAATTTCTCATCATCTCAATTTTAATAAATTAGCTGAAAGTACTAATACATCTTCAGATGTCCATCAAAAGTTGTCTTTGTTACCAAATAGAATTAATTGTGAGCCTCCTCACCATTTACATTTACTAGTGCATGGTTCTCGAGGTGGTGAGATACATCCATCTCTTCTTTCTTTGGTTGACCAATTAAAGAGGCTTAAAAATCGCTCTGTTTCAATAGAGGCTTTAACTGATGACAATCCAGAGCAAATTGACATCGGTAATAGATCAGTGTTTTTAGTTCCTCTTTTTTTGTTACCTGGAAGTCATGTTTGTAGTGATGTACCAAAAATATTTCAACGTTTGCAAGAAGAGGGACAAAATATAAAATTGTTTCCTTTCCTAGGTTCTTTTATACCATGGCTATCATTAATAGATGATCTGATAACTAGTCAGAGTCCTTTTGTTAAACCTGCGTTGATTCATCACCCTGTCTCTTCAGATACTTCAAGTGTTTTTCTTAAGTCCTTAGAAAAATTCCTAAATATTCCTCTTTATTCATGGTCTAGATGGAATCAAGATACCGATAAAAAGGAGAAGAATTATCTTCCTATTCCCTATCTTTTGACTCCAAACAAAAATGTAGAAATTGATAGTAAAGGAGAGCAGCTTAAATCTTTGCTTGAGATTGATATTATTCATTGTGGTCTTGTTAATATTTTGGGTAACTTGCCATGA
- a CDS encoding ferredoxin--nitrite reductase, translating to MVQYYLEGKKLNQVEKNKAAKDGLEIGKDIDKFAEMGWEQMDKTDLELRLKWYGMFWRPKTPGKFMLRLRIPNGIINAEQLKVIASIVARYGENGSCDITTRQNIQLRGVLISDLPEILNRLKKVNISTTQSGFDNPRNVTGNPIAGVDPEEIIDTRIYTSKMQDHLTSDGKGNSEFSNLPRKWNTAIAGSKDNFLLHNDLIFHPVKINEVLGFSVWIGGVLSSVMNEYAVPLNAWVEEEKIYELTSIILSLWRDNGERNIRPKGRFRFYLDKIGIETFRNLIEKQYGTLKEDPGSIFSDKPRSFFGIHSQKQEGKYFAGIHVPVGRLLAEDLQDLANICENFGDKEIRLTEDQNIIITGIDTNLIEEFKEQSILQKFPLEPETIAAGTVSCTGNTYCGFALTNTKDQALKVSHELDKELDLKDELKIHWTGCPNSCGQAYMGGIGLTGKKAKDKEGKTVEAYDISIGGSQGPNYKLGELIKKSVPQNELKDVLKDLLISDFDAKEKIFLSKKSGSLTRFMNWFSPLGKDKPLINRANGSHDIFSKFMNRISN from the coding sequence ATGGTTCAATACTATCTCGAAGGCAAAAAACTAAATCAAGTTGAAAAAAATAAAGCTGCTAAGGATGGACTCGAAATCGGAAAGGATATAGACAAATTTGCTGAAATGGGTTGGGAGCAAATGGATAAAACTGATTTAGAATTAAGATTGAAATGGTATGGGATGTTTTGGAGACCCAAAACCCCTGGAAAGTTTATGTTAAGGTTAAGAATACCTAATGGAATAATCAATGCAGAACAATTAAAAGTAATTGCATCAATTGTTGCGAGATATGGAGAGAATGGAAGTTGTGATATAACAACTAGACAAAATATACAACTTAGAGGTGTTTTAATTAGTGATTTGCCTGAGATATTAAATAGGTTAAAAAAAGTAAACATATCAACAACTCAATCTGGATTTGATAATCCAAGAAATGTTACTGGAAATCCCATCGCTGGAGTTGATCCAGAAGAGATTATAGACACAAGAATATATACATCAAAAATGCAAGATCATTTAACTAGCGATGGTAAAGGAAACTCAGAATTTTCAAATCTTCCAAGGAAATGGAACACAGCTATAGCAGGCTCTAAGGATAATTTTCTTTTACATAATGATTTAATTTTTCATCCAGTTAAAATTAATGAGGTTTTAGGTTTTAGTGTTTGGATTGGAGGTGTACTTTCATCAGTAATGAATGAATATGCAGTTCCGTTGAATGCCTGGGTTGAAGAAGAAAAAATTTATGAATTAACATCAATTATTTTATCCCTCTGGAGAGATAATGGGGAACGTAATATAAGACCTAAAGGTAGGTTTAGATTTTATTTAGATAAAATTGGCATTGAAACATTTAGAAATCTTATCGAAAAACAATATGGAACATTAAAAGAAGATCCAGGGTCAATATTTTCAGATAAACCAAGGTCATTTTTTGGAATTCATTCTCAAAAACAAGAAGGTAAATATTTTGCAGGAATTCATGTGCCAGTAGGCCGTCTTTTGGCTGAAGATTTACAAGATCTAGCAAATATATGTGAGAATTTTGGTGATAAAGAAATAAGACTTACCGAAGATCAAAATATTATTATTACTGGTATAGATACAAATCTAATTGAAGAATTTAAGGAGCAATCTATCTTACAAAAGTTTCCATTAGAACCAGAAACTATTGCAGCAGGTACTGTTTCTTGTACTGGAAATACCTATTGTGGTTTCGCTCTAACAAATACAAAAGATCAAGCTTTAAAAGTCTCGCATGAATTAGACAAAGAATTAGATTTGAAAGACGAATTAAAGATTCATTGGACTGGGTGTCCTAATAGTTGTGGTCAAGCCTATATGGGAGGAATTGGTTTAACGGGCAAAAAAGCTAAAGACAAAGAAGGAAAAACCGTTGAAGCTTATGATATAAGCATTGGTGGATCACAAGGGCCTAATTATAAATTAGGAGAATTAATAAAAAAATCTGTCCCTCAAAATGAATTAAAAGATGTACTAAAAGATTTACTTATTTCAGATTTTGATGCAAAAGAAAAAATATTTTTAAGTAAAAAATCTGGTTCATTAACTCGATTTATGAATTGGTTTAGTCCTCTTGGCAAAGATAAACCGCTGATTAATCGAGCTAATGGCAGCCACGACATCTTTTCCAAATTTATGAATCGAATTAGTAATTAA
- a CDS encoding ferredoxin--nitrite reductase: protein MTQSTSQMSYVLPKDSISRFMNWFNNLGKDKPLINRANGSHDIFSKFMNRISN, encoded by the coding sequence ATGACTCAAAGTACTTCTCAAATGAGCTACGTCTTACCTAAAGATTCTATTTCTCGTTTCATGAATTGGTTTAACAACCTTGGTAAAGATAAACCGCTGATTAATCGAGCTAATGGCAGCCACGACATCTTTTCCAAATTTATGAATCGAATTAGTAATTAA
- a CDS encoding formate/nitrite transporter family protein, giving the protein MDYVLPNELVDGMIAAGGKKSSVSVKNLLIRGFYSGAILGLATCLAITIGIQSGMPWLGSFIFPFGFASIVLFGMELVTGNFALLPMAVWAGKSSWSATVRNWLWVWIGNFLGTAFVAVLLSISLSSAGNVDPLTAAEGGKGWAVVAAKIIAIHKANTVVKYEALGSTGFFLAFLRGVIANWLVCLGVTMALVSKSVPGKILACWLPITAFQTMGMEHIVVNMFLHTTGPLLGSGIPFTKVIFWNFLPVTIGNIVGGMVFIGMLFYSTHKTPISNVLPDVKDEKLERELEAQLGAR; this is encoded by the coding sequence ATGGACTACGTCCTACCAAATGAATTGGTAGATGGAATGATTGCTGCAGGTGGCAAGAAATCATCTGTAAGCGTAAAAAACTTGCTAATAAGAGGCTTCTATTCAGGAGCAATTTTAGGTTTAGCGACATGTCTTGCAATTACTATTGGTATTCAATCTGGGATGCCTTGGTTAGGTTCTTTTATATTTCCTTTTGGTTTTGCAAGTATCGTTCTTTTCGGTATGGAGCTTGTTACTGGTAATTTTGCGTTACTACCAATGGCCGTATGGGCTGGAAAGAGTTCTTGGTCTGCAACTGTAAGGAATTGGCTATGGGTTTGGATCGGTAATTTTCTAGGTACAGCATTTGTTGCCGTACTACTTTCAATTAGTTTATCAAGTGCTGGAAATGTAGATCCATTAACTGCTGCTGAAGGTGGAAAAGGATGGGCAGTTGTAGCAGCAAAAATAATAGCTATACATAAAGCAAACACAGTTGTTAAATATGAAGCACTTGGAAGTACTGGTTTTTTCCTTGCATTTTTACGTGGAGTAATTGCAAACTGGCTGGTTTGTTTAGGTGTAACAATGGCACTTGTAAGTAAAAGTGTTCCAGGAAAGATACTTGCTTGCTGGCTACCTATAACTGCATTCCAAACAATGGGAATGGAGCACATAGTAGTTAATATGTTTTTGCATACAACTGGCCCTCTACTTGGTTCGGGTATTCCTTTTACAAAAGTAATTTTTTGGAATTTCTTACCAGTGACGATTGGAAATATTGTTGGAGGAATGGTATTTATTGGAATGCTTTTCTATAGCACCCACAAAACTCCTATCTCTAATGTTTTACCAGACGTAAAAGATGAAAAATTAGAACGAGAGCTCGAAGCACAACTTGGTGCAAGATAA
- a CDS encoding anthranilate phosphoribosyltransferase family protein, with protein MTNKYEEFKTYLKKIGSGEFTGKSLTREETKSALMLMLKEEASAAQIGGFMIAHRIRRPIPEELAGMIDAYIELGPKIQSPSNQRQPIFFGMPFDGRKKTAPIYPLTTLLLLTQKQPVILHGGSRMPVKYGVTHNELFQALGINLTGLSIEQLQSFFNHNYLALIHQPDHFPLAENLIPYRDQIGKRPPLASMELIWTCHQGSHLHISGYVHSPTEERHWKTLELMGEQNVITIKGLEGGIDLSISRSSTIGQYKNQHGTRTVFHPKDYECSGKDIEWSDITEWKKFALQALNGEGPLTKALEWNAGIYFFYAGISSDIKEGINKAKEVINSGFALKQLEKLIHWSDENIDS; from the coding sequence ATGACAAATAAATATGAAGAATTTAAAACCTATTTAAAAAAAATAGGTAGTGGTGAGTTTACAGGGAAAAGCCTTACTCGCGAAGAAACTAAATCAGCTCTCATGCTGATGCTAAAAGAAGAAGCAAGTGCAGCACAAATTGGTGGCTTCATGATTGCACATAGAATTAGACGTCCTATCCCTGAAGAACTAGCCGGGATGATTGATGCCTATATCGAACTAGGACCCAAAATTCAATCGCCCAGCAATCAACGTCAACCTATATTTTTTGGGATGCCTTTTGATGGTAGGAAAAAAACAGCACCTATTTATCCTCTGACAACTTTACTATTACTAACTCAGAAACAGCCTGTTATTTTGCATGGTGGTTCTCGTATGCCAGTAAAATACGGCGTTACCCATAACGAACTCTTTCAAGCCTTAGGAATAAATTTAACCGGTCTATCCATAGAGCAACTGCAAAGTTTTTTCAACCATAACTACCTAGCTTTAATACATCAGCCAGATCATTTTCCGCTAGCTGAAAATTTAATTCCTTATAGAGATCAAATAGGTAAGCGCCCACCTCTAGCAAGTATGGAATTAATCTGGACATGTCATCAAGGAAGTCATCTACATATAAGTGGCTATGTTCATTCTCCTACTGAAGAAAGACATTGGAAAACCTTAGAACTTATGGGAGAACAAAATGTGATTACTATCAAAGGACTGGAAGGTGGAATAGATCTTTCAATAAGTCGTTCATCAACAATTGGACAGTACAAAAATCAACATGGAACTAGAACTGTTTTTCATCCCAAAGACTACGAATGTTCTGGAAAAGATATTGAATGGAGCGACATCACAGAATGGAAGAAATTTGCCTTACAAGCTCTTAATGGCGAAGGCCCTTTAACTAAAGCGTTAGAGTGGAATGCTGGTATTTACTTTTTTTATGCAGGTATAAGCTCTGATATTAAAGAAGGAATTAATAAAGCAAAAGAAGTAATCAATTCAGGATTTGCTCTCAAGCAATTAGAAAAATTAATTCATTGGAGTGACGAAAATATTGATTCCTAA
- a CDS encoding acetyltransferase, with amino-acid sequence MALREVYEDAIRTCDKSLYSQEQIEAWSALAYLPGILDKPLKQGVGWVSCVDKTIEAFALKYPHNRLALLYCRGRSSRQGHATALLHQIEADTLTDKPITLKTEASLCSYQLLLRHGWTIIAPEEIQIGGVHFSRYLMEKTLY; translated from the coding sequence ATGGCTCTCAGAGAAGTTTATGAAGATGCTATTCGAACTTGCGATAAATCCTTGTACAGCCAAGAACAGATTGAAGCGTGGTCGGCTTTGGCATATCTTCCTGGGATTTTAGATAAACCTTTGAAGCAAGGGGTGGGCTGGGTGAGTTGTGTTGATAAAACTATTGAAGCATTTGCTTTAAAATATCCCCATAATCGCTTGGCATTGCTTTATTGCCGAGGGCGTTCGTCCCGGCAGGGGCATGCTACGGCTCTATTACATCAAATTGAGGCAGATACTCTTACAGATAAGCCAATAACTTTAAAAACTGAGGCAAGTTTATGTAGTTATCAACTGCTTTTACGTCATGGATGGACAATTATTGCTCCTGAGGAAATCCAAATAGGTGGTGTGCATTTTTCTCGTTATTTGATGGAAAAAACTTTGTATTAA
- a CDS encoding tetracycline resistance MFS efflux pump, giving the protein MRRLKIPTLLGAFITLLDDRLGETIVLPLLPFLLEQFTTSATTLGFLTGTYAISQFAAAPLIGAMSDRFGRKPIMITCVSGSVIGICLFALTVSLNWDNYLPLWASTLPLSLLFLARIIDGISGGTAATATTILADISTPENRAKTFGLIGVAFGLGFILGPGLGTALAKFSVTLPVWVASGFAIFNLIFVIFFLPETLPKNKRNLLPRKRDLNPISQLLIVFKNPLARRLCLSFFVFFMAFNGFTAVLVLYLKEKFGWSPELCSAAFIVVGVIAMIVQGGLIGPLVKRFGESRLTFAGIGFVMTGCILLTLANIDTSIPLVFSGVAILAMGTGLVTPSLRALISRRLSSIGQGAVLGNLQGLQSLGTFLGAIAAGRSYDLLGPRSPFFGTILLLIFVMFLISGKSLTKQKVIS; this is encoded by the coding sequence TTGAGAAGGCTAAAAATTCCCACCCTTTTAGGAGCTTTCATCACACTTCTAGATGATCGATTAGGCGAAACCATTGTTTTACCTTTATTACCTTTTTTATTAGAACAATTCACGACAAGCGCGACGACTCTTGGTTTTTTAACTGGAACTTATGCGATATCTCAGTTTGCTGCAGCCCCACTAATTGGAGCTATGAGTGATCGTTTCGGTCGTAAGCCAATCATGATCACATGTGTATCTGGTTCAGTAATAGGAATATGTCTATTTGCATTAACTGTAAGCCTGAATTGGGATAATTATTTACCTTTATGGGCCTCAACTTTACCTTTATCTTTACTATTTTTAGCCAGAATAATTGATGGTATCAGTGGCGGTACTGCAGCTACTGCTACTACAATACTTGCAGACATATCAACTCCCGAAAATCGCGCAAAAACCTTTGGATTAATTGGAGTAGCGTTTGGTTTGGGTTTTATTCTTGGGCCAGGATTAGGAACAGCTCTTGCTAAATTTAGTGTCACTTTACCGGTATGGGTCGCAAGCGGATTTGCAATATTTAATCTTATTTTTGTAATTTTCTTTTTACCGGAAACACTGCCCAAAAACAAAAGAAATTTATTACCAAGAAAAAGAGATTTGAATCCAATCAGTCAGCTCTTGATTGTATTCAAAAACCCCTTAGCTAGAAGACTTTGCTTATCATTTTTTGTTTTCTTTATGGCATTTAATGGCTTTACAGCTGTTTTAGTCCTTTATTTAAAAGAAAAATTTGGATGGAGTCCTGAATTATGTAGTGCTGCTTTTATTGTCGTTGGAGTTATCGCGATGATTGTTCAAGGAGGCCTAATTGGTCCTCTTGTAAAAAGATTTGGGGAGTCGAGATTAACTTTTGCTGGTATTGGCTTTGTAATGACAGGATGTATTCTTTTAACTCTCGCAAATATAGATACGTCAATTCCTCTTGTATTTTCTGGCGTCGCAATACTTGCAATGGGAACTGGACTAGTAACTCCTAGTTTAAGAGCACTAATTTCAAGAAGACTAAGTTCTATTGGTCAAGGAGCAGTATTGGGAAATCTGCAGGGTTTACAAAGTCTGGGAACTTTTCTTGGAGCAATAGCAGCAGGACGCTCATATGATCTTTTGGGTCCAAGAAGTCCATTCTTTGGCACAATATTGCTTCTAATATTTGTTATGTTTTTAATTTCAGGGAAAAGTCTTACCAAGCAAAAAGTAATCTCCTAG